The Rubrivirga sp. SAORIC476 genome contains a region encoding:
- a CDS encoding family 16 glycosylhydrolase — translation MSSAFFRPALFGLILLGTASGCDNSVDQVIPDPEATPAGWSLVWADEFDGTTLDGSKWTLQLGDGCPNLCGWGNNELQVYTPDNYTVADGLLTITAREEGEGAYTSTRMTTDGKADWTYGRFEIKAKLPETQGLWPAIWMFFSEDTYGGWAASGEIDIMENIGSRPDEVFGTLHYGAPFPGNVFSGDEFQLAAGTFADDFFVFALEWEEGEIRWYVNNVLYQTQTSDDWYTTGSDDPAAPFDHAFHMILNVAVGGNLPGPPDATTVFPQSMQVDYVRVYKRDA, via the coding sequence ATGTCGTCCGCCTTCTTCCGCCCCGCGCTCTTCGGCCTGATCCTGCTGGGCACCGCGTCCGGCTGCGACAACTCGGTGGATCAGGTGATCCCGGACCCTGAGGCGACGCCCGCGGGCTGGTCGCTCGTCTGGGCCGACGAGTTCGACGGGACCACGCTGGACGGCTCGAAGTGGACTCTCCAACTCGGCGACGGCTGCCCCAACCTGTGCGGCTGGGGCAACAACGAACTCCAGGTCTACACGCCGGACAACTACACAGTCGCCGACGGGCTGCTGACCATCACGGCGCGCGAGGAAGGGGAGGGCGCATACACGTCCACCCGGATGACGACCGACGGCAAGGCCGACTGGACGTACGGGCGCTTCGAGATCAAGGCCAAGCTGCCCGAGACGCAGGGCCTGTGGCCCGCCATCTGGATGTTCTTCAGCGAGGACACCTACGGCGGGTGGGCCGCCAGCGGCGAGATCGACATCATGGAGAACATCGGCAGCCGTCCGGACGAGGTGTTCGGCACGCTCCACTACGGCGCGCCCTTCCCGGGCAACGTGTTCTCCGGGGACGAATTCCAGCTCGCCGCAGGCACCTTCGCCGACGACTTCTTCGTGTTCGCCCTCGAATGGGAGGAGGGCGAGATCCGGTGGTACGTCAACAACGTGCTCTACCAGACGCAGACCTCCGACGACTGGTACACCACCGGCAGCGACGACCCGGCGGCGCCGTTCGACCACGCCTTCCACATGATCCTGAACGTGGCCGTGGGCGGCAACCTGCCTGGCCCGCCGGACGCGACGACCGTCTTCCCACAGTCGATGCAGGTCGACTACGTCCGGGTCTACAAGCGCGACGCGTAG
- a CDS encoding sugar porter family MFS transporter, with protein MPNRFYVIRTALIVALGGFLMGFDASVISGVVGFIETEFALTKAQLGFSVSSLTLTATLAMLVSGPLSDRFGRRKILFLAATLYAISAIASALAPSFGFLVAARMIGGLGVGASLIIAPLYIAEIAPPAMRGQMVSFNQLNIVIGITVAFFTNFLILQLADSPAAWAQSLGLTDGPWRWMLGLETLPAILYFVGLFFVPQSPRWLLMQGRRDEALPIMKMAVGGVAATQEINEIEQSTAQERAEQAEADARIQKRLQSGTPRAWIWAEQLIGKLKTLFSRPMWLVLSIGAVIGIVQQATGINAVFFYAPTIFEQSGIGTDASFVQAIFVGVINLVFTLLAIALIDRLGRRPLLIGGLIGITVAMGLLAYGFGNATYTLGPDAPAIVASGGDGLTPLIGQTFDNDVAFKTALQDAIGVAAATEYEAPLITSAITMNPMLILIGILGFVASFAVSLGPVMWVLFSELFPNRIRGLAISFVGLINSAVSFGVQQLFPVELAALGAATTFAIFGAIAAAGLVFVVLVVPETKGKSLEELEAQLVRTPGSSLAATPV; from the coding sequence ATGCCGAATCGTTTCTACGTCATCCGAACCGCGCTGATCGTCGCGCTGGGTGGCTTCCTGATGGGATTCGACGCCTCCGTGATCTCCGGCGTCGTCGGGTTCATCGAGACCGAGTTCGCGCTCACGAAGGCCCAGCTCGGGTTCTCCGTCTCCTCGCTCACGCTCACGGCGACGCTGGCGATGCTGGTCTCGGGGCCGCTCAGTGACCGGTTTGGCCGCCGCAAGATTCTGTTTCTCGCGGCCACCCTGTATGCGATTTCAGCCATCGCGTCGGCCCTGGCCCCCTCGTTCGGGTTCCTCGTCGCCGCCCGGATGATCGGAGGGCTGGGCGTGGGCGCCTCGCTCATCATCGCGCCGCTCTATATCGCCGAGATCGCGCCGCCGGCGATGCGCGGCCAGATGGTCTCGTTCAATCAGCTGAACATCGTGATCGGCATCACGGTTGCCTTCTTCACCAACTTCCTCATCCTCCAGCTCGCCGACTCGCCTGCCGCCTGGGCGCAGTCGCTGGGCCTCACGGACGGCCCGTGGCGGTGGATGCTCGGGCTCGAAACGCTGCCCGCGATCCTGTACTTCGTCGGGCTGTTCTTCGTGCCGCAGAGCCCCCGCTGGCTGCTGATGCAGGGGCGCCGGGACGAGGCCCTGCCGATCATGAAGATGGCCGTCGGGGGTGTGGCTGCGACGCAGGAGATCAACGAGATCGAGCAGAGCACGGCTCAGGAGCGAGCGGAGCAGGCAGAGGCCGACGCCCGCATTCAGAAGCGCCTCCAGAGTGGGACGCCTCGGGCCTGGATCTGGGCCGAGCAGTTGATCGGCAAGCTCAAGACCCTCTTCTCGCGCCCCATGTGGCTCGTGCTCTCCATCGGCGCCGTGATCGGCATCGTGCAGCAGGCCACGGGCATCAACGCGGTGTTCTTCTACGCGCCGACCATCTTCGAGCAGTCGGGCATCGGGACGGACGCGTCGTTCGTGCAGGCCATCTTCGTGGGCGTGATCAACCTCGTGTTCACGCTCCTCGCCATCGCCCTGATCGACCGGCTGGGACGGCGCCCGCTGCTGATCGGCGGCCTGATCGGCATCACGGTGGCCATGGGCCTGCTCGCCTACGGCTTCGGCAACGCCACCTACACGCTCGGTCCGGATGCCCCCGCCATCGTCGCGTCGGGCGGCGACGGGCTCACGCCGCTCATCGGGCAGACGTTCGACAACGACGTGGCCTTCAAGACGGCCCTCCAGGACGCCATCGGCGTCGCGGCCGCGACGGAGTACGAGGCGCCCCTCATCACGTCCGCCATCACGATGAACCCGATGCTGATCCTGATCGGCATTCTGGGCTTCGTGGCCTCGTTCGCAGTCTCGCTGGGCCCGGTGATGTGGGTGCTGTTCTCGGAGCTGTTCCCGAACCGGATTCGCGGGCTCGCGATCTCGTTCGTCGGGCTGATCAACTCGGCGGTGAGCTTCGGCGTCCAGCAGCTCTTCCCGGTCGAGCTGGCCGCGCTCGGCGCCGCGACGACGTTCGCCATCTTCGGCGCGATCGCGGCGGCGGGCCTCGTGTTCGTGGTGCTGGTGGTGCCCGAGACGAAGGGCAAATCGCTCGAAGAGCTGGAGGCCCAGCTCGTCCGCACGCCGGGTTCGTCGCTCGCCGCCACGCCCGTGTAG
- a CDS encoding glycoside hydrolase family 2 TIM barrel-domain containing protein has translation MRHAPFFLVLALVLALPPAQAQERDDRSTTERPASSGVIESGPRFEGAIPVELQQGEDGSWTLLRGGEPYYIRGVGGVTYLDEAVAAGANSIRTWGAGEAIGILDAAHERGLSVVFGLWAGQERQGFDYNDGRAVAAQLAQFREVVREYKDHPAILMWGLGNENDLFYTDFKVWDALNDIAEMIHEEDPNHPVMHVTAGLDVAEVQLIMERAPAIDVYGINTYGELVGGTSDLRSYGYEGPSVGVQLRRAGWDGPYVIAEWGPDGHWEVPKTAWGVPIEQTSHEKAQMYRIRYERGIAADPVSCIGSYAFLWGDKQETTPTWYGIFTPGGYETEVLDELQYLWTGAYPENRAPSLTAYTANGQDRYASVFVDPRSQVAFEATVTDPDGDELRYEWELLPESTDIRAGGDAETRPDAVRLDVVRRDSGALTIRAPRLEGPYRMFVYVYDGNGNVATANLPFHVGRLPETAAR, from the coding sequence ATGCGACACGCTCCCTTCTTCCTCGTTCTCGCTCTCGTCCTGGCGCTCCCCCCCGCACAGGCCCAGGAGCGCGACGACCGTTCCACGACAGAGCGGCCCGCGTCCTCCGGCGTCATCGAGAGCGGCCCGCGCTTCGAGGGCGCGATCCCGGTGGAGCTTCAGCAGGGCGAGGACGGGTCCTGGACGCTGCTTCGGGGCGGAGAGCCCTACTACATCCGCGGCGTCGGCGGCGTGACCTACCTGGACGAGGCCGTCGCGGCGGGCGCCAACTCGATCCGCACGTGGGGCGCCGGCGAGGCCATCGGGATCCTCGACGCCGCGCATGAGCGCGGGCTATCGGTCGTCTTCGGCCTGTGGGCGGGGCAGGAGCGCCAGGGGTTCGACTACAACGACGGGCGTGCCGTCGCCGCGCAACTGGCGCAGTTCCGCGAGGTCGTTCGCGAGTACAAGGACCACCCGGCCATTCTGATGTGGGGGCTGGGGAACGAGAACGACCTCTTCTACACCGACTTCAAGGTGTGGGACGCGCTCAACGACATCGCGGAGATGATCCACGAGGAGGACCCGAACCATCCCGTGATGCACGTCACCGCCGGGCTGGACGTGGCCGAGGTGCAGCTGATCATGGAGCGGGCGCCGGCCATCGATGTGTACGGCATCAACACCTATGGTGAGCTGGTGGGGGGCACGAGTGATCTCCGCTCGTATGGGTACGAAGGGCCGAGCGTCGGCGTGCAGCTTCGGCGCGCGGGCTGGGACGGACCGTACGTGATCGCCGAGTGGGGTCCGGATGGCCACTGGGAGGTGCCCAAGACCGCATGGGGCGTGCCCATCGAGCAGACCAGTCATGAGAAAGCGCAGATGTACCGCATCCGCTACGAGCGTGGCATCGCCGCCGACCCCGTCTCCTGCATCGGCTCGTATGCCTTCCTCTGGGGCGACAAGCAGGAGACCACGCCGACCTGGTACGGCATCTTCACGCCGGGCGGGTACGAGACCGAGGTGCTGGACGAACTCCAGTACCTCTGGACCGGTGCCTACCCTGAGAACCGCGCGCCCAGCCTCACCGCCTACACGGCCAACGGCCAGGACCGGTACGCGAGCGTCTTCGTCGACCCTCGCAGCCAGGTCGCCTTCGAGGCGACGGTCACCGACCCGGACGGCGACGAGCTCCGCTACGAGTGGGAACTGCTTCCCGAGAGCACCGACATTCGCGCGGGTGGCGATGCGGAGACGCGTCCGGACGCCGTCCGCCTCGACGTCGTCCGCCGAGACAGCGGAGCGCTCACGATCCGCGCGCCGCGTCTTGAGGGCCCGTACCGCATGTTCGTCTACGTGTACGACGGCAACGGCAACGTCGCGACCGCCAACCTTCCGTTCCACGTCGGCCGCCTGCCCGAGACGGCCGCACGCTAG
- a CDS encoding glycoside hydrolase family 2 TIM barrel-domain containing protein, translated as MRPVLPARLGLLVGAVALLAACASEPAAPAAPSSEADGPAHVEVVQTDGRYQLLVDGAPFFIEGAGLEFGDIAALAGHGGNSFRTWRTDNGERTAREVLDEAHQHGLMVTMGLEIAREREGQGRGVFGFDYDDEAAVAEQLARVREEVEALKDHPALLMWGIGNELNLGAENPAVWDAVGQISDMIHEVDPHHPTTTMLAGVSKEIVDEIRVRAPSLDLLSVQFYADIENLPQRIADAGWTGPYMVTEWGATGHWEVEETPWGAPIENNSSVKADLYRTRYETAIASDTTQILGSYVFLWGQKQERTPTWYGMFMPTGEQTEAVDVMETLWTGQPLANRTPRLESLTLDGRVATDAIQLAAGQEVPAAVVSTDPDGDGLRYEWEVRREQTDLSEGGDDESVPELLTGAVAPTDAAQVSVTAPAETGAYRLFVNVYDGQGHAAHANIPFYVGDF; from the coding sequence ATGCGCCCCGTCCTCCCCGCCCGCCTCGGCCTCCTCGTGGGCGCCGTCGCCCTCCTTGCGGCCTGCGCCTCCGAGCCTGCCGCCCCTGCGGCTCCGTCGTCCGAGGCGGACGGGCCCGCGCACGTCGAGGTCGTCCAGACGGACGGCCGCTACCAGCTCCTGGTCGACGGGGCGCCCTTCTTCATCGAGGGCGCCGGGCTGGAGTTCGGCGACATCGCGGCGCTCGCCGGGCACGGCGGCAACTCGTTCCGCACGTGGCGCACCGACAACGGCGAACGCACCGCGCGGGAGGTCCTGGACGAAGCCCACCAGCACGGCCTCATGGTCACGATGGGCCTGGAGATCGCCCGGGAGCGTGAGGGCCAGGGCCGCGGCGTGTTCGGGTTCGACTACGACGACGAGGCGGCGGTCGCCGAGCAGCTGGCGCGCGTCCGCGAGGAGGTAGAGGCGCTCAAGGACCACCCGGCGCTCCTGATGTGGGGCATCGGCAACGAGCTCAACCTGGGCGCCGAGAACCCAGCCGTGTGGGACGCGGTCGGCCAGATCTCGGACATGATCCACGAGGTCGACCCCCACCACCCGACGACGACCATGCTCGCGGGAGTGAGCAAGGAGATCGTCGACGAGATCCGCGTGCGCGCACCGAGCCTCGACCTGCTGAGCGTCCAGTTCTACGCCGACATCGAGAACCTGCCGCAGCGCATCGCGGATGCGGGCTGGACCGGCCCCTACATGGTCACGGAGTGGGGCGCGACCGGCCACTGGGAGGTCGAGGAGACGCCCTGGGGCGCCCCCATCGAGAACAACAGCTCGGTCAAGGCGGACCTCTACCGCACCCGCTACGAAACCGCCATCGCGTCCGACACGACCCAGATCCTCGGCTCGTACGTCTTCCTCTGGGGCCAGAAGCAAGAGCGCACCCCCACCTGGTACGGCATGTTCATGCCCACCGGCGAGCAGACCGAGGCGGTCGACGTGATGGAGACGCTCTGGACCGGTCAACCGCTCGCCAACCGGACCCCGCGCCTGGAGTCGCTCACCCTCGACGGACGCGTCGCCACGGACGCCATCCAGCTCGCCGCTGGCCAGGAGGTCCCGGCGGCGGTCGTCTCGACGGACCCCGACGGCGACGGCCTCCGCTACGAGTGGGAGGTCCGCCGCGAGCAGACCGACCTCAGCGAGGGCGGCGATGACGAATCCGTCCCCGAACTCCTGACCGGCGCCGTGGCGCCCACCGACGCGGCGCAGGTCTCGGTCACCGCACCCGCCGAGACAGGTGCCTACCGCCTCTTTGTCAACGTGTACGATGGCCAGGGCCACGCAGCCCACGCCAACATCCCTTTCTATGTCGGCGACTTCTAG